Proteins encoded together in one Lagopus muta isolate bLagMut1 chromosome 3, bLagMut1 primary, whole genome shotgun sequence window:
- the RNF138 gene encoding E3 ubiquitin-protein ligase RNF138 isoform X5 encodes MAEEAAAARFSEDDFYCPICQEVFKTPVRTMNCQHVFCRKCFLTAMRESGTHCPLCRGSVTKKERSYPKRALDVENSMKKASGGCRCCEKQVRFSWMRQHYKTCKKYQDEYGVPSVIPKLQITQDSTGNSSRNDAVSANGEMATNQMRQGNTSGHPTFKCPLCQEANFTRQRLLDHCNNRHLYQIVPVICPICVSLPWADSSQVTRNLVSHLNLRHQFDYGEFVNYQLDEEAQYRNAVQESCHVNF; translated from the exons ATGGCTGAGGAAGCCGCCGCCGCGCGCTTCAGCGAGGACGACTTTTACTGTCCCATCTGCCAGGAGGTGTTCAAAACGCCCGTGAGGACTATGAACTGCCAGCACGT attttgCAGGAAGTGCTTCTTGACAGCTATGCGGGAAAGTGGAACTCATTGTCCTCTCTGCCGGGGGAGTGTgactaaaaaagaaagatcataTCCCAAAAGGGCTCTAGATGTCGAAAACAGTATGAAGAAAGCTTCCGGGGGCTGTAGATGCTGTGAGAAGCAG GTTAGGTTTTCGTGGATGAGACAGCATTATAAAACGTGTAAGAAGTATCAGGATGAATACGGTGTTCCTTCTGTTATTCCAAAATTACAGATTACCCAGGATTCAACAGGGAACAG TAGCAGGAATGATGCAGTATCAGCTAATGGAGAGATGGCTACTAATCAAATGCGCCAAGGAAATACAAG TGGACATCCAACTTTCAAATGCCCCTTGTGTCAGGAAGCCAATTTTACCAGACAACGCTTGCTGGATCACTGTAATAATAGGCATCTTTATCAGATAGTTCCTGTA ATCTGTCCTATTTGTGTATCTCTCCCTTGGGCAGATTCTAGCCAGGTTACCAGAAATCTTGTTAGCCATCTAAATCTAAGACACCAGTTTGACTATGGAGAATTTGTG aaTTATCAGCTTGATGAAGAAGCCCAGTACCGAAATGCAGTTCAAGAATCCTGTCATGTGAACTTTTAA
- the RNF138 gene encoding E3 ubiquitin-protein ligase RNF138 isoform X2 gives MAEEAAAARFSEDDFYCPICQEVFKTPVRTMNCQHVFCRKCFLTAMRESGTHCPLCRGSVTKKERSYPKRALDVENSMKKASGGCRCCEKQKNYILSEHNIKQFCSAQNRSGLEKDEGAVVHYPILMARLCGSSSVIDLQRESLKVRFSWMRQHYKTCKKYQDEYGVPSVIPKLQITQDSTGNSSRNDAVSANGEMATNQMRQGNTSGHPTFKCPLCQEANFTRQRLLDHCNNRHLYQIVPVICPICVSLPWADSSQVTRNLVSHLNLRHQFDYGEFVNYQLDEEAQYRNAVQESCHVNF, from the exons ATGGCTGAGGAAGCCGCCGCCGCGCGCTTCAGCGAGGACGACTTTTACTGTCCCATCTGCCAGGAGGTGTTCAAAACGCCCGTGAGGACTATGAACTGCCAGCACGT attttgCAGGAAGTGCTTCTTGACAGCTATGCGGGAAAGTGGAACTCATTGTCCTCTCTGCCGGGGGAGTGTgactaaaaaagaaagatcataTCCCAAAAGGGCTCTAGATGTCGAAAACAGTATGAAGAAAGCTTCCGGGGGCTGTAGATGCTGTGAGAAGCAG aaaaattatatattatcAGAACACaatataaaacaattttgctctgCACAAAATAGGAGTGGACTAGAGAAGGATGAAGGAGCAGTTGTGCATTATCCCATCCTCATGGCCCGTCTCTGTGGTAGCTCCTCAGTGATTGATCTTCAGCGTGAGAGTTTGAAG GTTAGGTTTTCGTGGATGAGACAGCATTATAAAACGTGTAAGAAGTATCAGGATGAATACGGTGTTCCTTCTGTTATTCCAAAATTACAGATTACCCAGGATTCAACAGGGAACAG TAGCAGGAATGATGCAGTATCAGCTAATGGAGAGATGGCTACTAATCAAATGCGCCAAGGAAATACAAG TGGACATCCAACTTTCAAATGCCCCTTGTGTCAGGAAGCCAATTTTACCAGACAACGCTTGCTGGATCACTGTAATAATAGGCATCTTTATCAGATAGTTCCTGTA ATCTGTCCTATTTGTGTATCTCTCCCTTGGGCAGATTCTAGCCAGGTTACCAGAAATCTTGTTAGCCATCTAAATCTAAGACACCAGTTTGACTATGGAGAATTTGTG aaTTATCAGCTTGATGAAGAAGCCCAGTACCGAAATGCAGTTCAAGAATCCTGTCATGTGAACTTTTAA
- the RNF138 gene encoding E3 ubiquitin-protein ligase RNF138 isoform X1, whose protein sequence is MAKITSHRWLNSECLQKLKGLTVILFVQLKPTECAESDLNRFCRKCFLTAMRESGTHCPLCRGSVTKKERSYPKRALDVENSMKKASGGCRCCEKQKNYILSEHNIKQFCSAQNRSGLEKDEGAVVHYPILMARLCGSSSVIDLQRESLKVRFSWMRQHYKTCKKYQDEYGVPSVIPKLQITQDSTGNSSRNDAVSANGEMATNQMRQGNTSGHPTFKCPLCQEANFTRQRLLDHCNNRHLYQIVPVICPICVSLPWADSSQVTRNLVSHLNLRHQFDYGEFVNYQLDEEAQYRNAVQESCHVNF, encoded by the exons ATG gcTAAGATAACTTCACATAGGTGGCTTAATTCTGAATGTCTACAAAAGCTGAAAGGTCTTACTGTGATCCTCTTTGTACAGTTGAAGCCCACTGAGTGTGCAGAATCAGATCTCAACAG attttgCAGGAAGTGCTTCTTGACAGCTATGCGGGAAAGTGGAACTCATTGTCCTCTCTGCCGGGGGAGTGTgactaaaaaagaaagatcataTCCCAAAAGGGCTCTAGATGTCGAAAACAGTATGAAGAAAGCTTCCGGGGGCTGTAGATGCTGTGAGAAGCAG aaaaattatatattatcAGAACACaatataaaacaattttgctctgCACAAAATAGGAGTGGACTAGAGAAGGATGAAGGAGCAGTTGTGCATTATCCCATCCTCATGGCCCGTCTCTGTGGTAGCTCCTCAGTGATTGATCTTCAGCGTGAGAGTTTGAAG GTTAGGTTTTCGTGGATGAGACAGCATTATAAAACGTGTAAGAAGTATCAGGATGAATACGGTGTTCCTTCTGTTATTCCAAAATTACAGATTACCCAGGATTCAACAGGGAACAG TAGCAGGAATGATGCAGTATCAGCTAATGGAGAGATGGCTACTAATCAAATGCGCCAAGGAAATACAAG TGGACATCCAACTTTCAAATGCCCCTTGTGTCAGGAAGCCAATTTTACCAGACAACGCTTGCTGGATCACTGTAATAATAGGCATCTTTATCAGATAGTTCCTGTA ATCTGTCCTATTTGTGTATCTCTCCCTTGGGCAGATTCTAGCCAGGTTACCAGAAATCTTGTTAGCCATCTAAATCTAAGACACCAGTTTGACTATGGAGAATTTGTG aaTTATCAGCTTGATGAAGAAGCCCAGTACCGAAATGCAGTTCAAGAATCCTGTCATGTGAACTTTTAA
- the RNF138 gene encoding E3 ubiquitin-protein ligase RNF138 isoform X4: protein MAKITSHRWLNSECLQKLKGLTVILFVQLKPTECAESDLNRFCRKCFLTAMRESGTHCPLCRGSVTKKERSYPKRALDVENSMKKASGGCRCCEKQVRFSWMRQHYKTCKKYQDEYGVPSVIPKLQITQDSTGNSSRNDAVSANGEMATNQMRQGNTSGHPTFKCPLCQEANFTRQRLLDHCNNRHLYQIVPVICPICVSLPWADSSQVTRNLVSHLNLRHQFDYGEFVNYQLDEEAQYRNAVQESCHVNF, encoded by the exons ATG gcTAAGATAACTTCACATAGGTGGCTTAATTCTGAATGTCTACAAAAGCTGAAAGGTCTTACTGTGATCCTCTTTGTACAGTTGAAGCCCACTGAGTGTGCAGAATCAGATCTCAACAG attttgCAGGAAGTGCTTCTTGACAGCTATGCGGGAAAGTGGAACTCATTGTCCTCTCTGCCGGGGGAGTGTgactaaaaaagaaagatcataTCCCAAAAGGGCTCTAGATGTCGAAAACAGTATGAAGAAAGCTTCCGGGGGCTGTAGATGCTGTGAGAAGCAG GTTAGGTTTTCGTGGATGAGACAGCATTATAAAACGTGTAAGAAGTATCAGGATGAATACGGTGTTCCTTCTGTTATTCCAAAATTACAGATTACCCAGGATTCAACAGGGAACAG TAGCAGGAATGATGCAGTATCAGCTAATGGAGAGATGGCTACTAATCAAATGCGCCAAGGAAATACAAG TGGACATCCAACTTTCAAATGCCCCTTGTGTCAGGAAGCCAATTTTACCAGACAACGCTTGCTGGATCACTGTAATAATAGGCATCTTTATCAGATAGTTCCTGTA ATCTGTCCTATTTGTGTATCTCTCCCTTGGGCAGATTCTAGCCAGGTTACCAGAAATCTTGTTAGCCATCTAAATCTAAGACACCAGTTTGACTATGGAGAATTTGTG aaTTATCAGCTTGATGAAGAAGCCCAGTACCGAAATGCAGTTCAAGAATCCTGTCATGTGAACTTTTAA
- the RNF138 gene encoding E3 ubiquitin-protein ligase RNF138 isoform X3 — translation MRESGTHCPLCRGSVTKKERSYPKRALDVENSMKKASGGCRCCEKQKNYILSEHNIKQFCSAQNRSGLEKDEGAVVHYPILMARLCGSSSVIDLQRESLKVRFSWMRQHYKTCKKYQDEYGVPSVIPKLQITQDSTGNSSRNDAVSANGEMATNQMRQGNTSGHPTFKCPLCQEANFTRQRLLDHCNNRHLYQIVPVICPICVSLPWADSSQVTRNLVSHLNLRHQFDYGEFVNYQLDEEAQYRNAVQESCHVNF, via the exons ATGCGGGAAAGTGGAACTCATTGTCCTCTCTGCCGGGGGAGTGTgactaaaaaagaaagatcataTCCCAAAAGGGCTCTAGATGTCGAAAACAGTATGAAGAAAGCTTCCGGGGGCTGTAGATGCTGTGAGAAGCAG aaaaattatatattatcAGAACACaatataaaacaattttgctctgCACAAAATAGGAGTGGACTAGAGAAGGATGAAGGAGCAGTTGTGCATTATCCCATCCTCATGGCCCGTCTCTGTGGTAGCTCCTCAGTGATTGATCTTCAGCGTGAGAGTTTGAAG GTTAGGTTTTCGTGGATGAGACAGCATTATAAAACGTGTAAGAAGTATCAGGATGAATACGGTGTTCCTTCTGTTATTCCAAAATTACAGATTACCCAGGATTCAACAGGGAACAG TAGCAGGAATGATGCAGTATCAGCTAATGGAGAGATGGCTACTAATCAAATGCGCCAAGGAAATACAAG TGGACATCCAACTTTCAAATGCCCCTTGTGTCAGGAAGCCAATTTTACCAGACAACGCTTGCTGGATCACTGTAATAATAGGCATCTTTATCAGATAGTTCCTGTA ATCTGTCCTATTTGTGTATCTCTCCCTTGGGCAGATTCTAGCCAGGTTACCAGAAATCTTGTTAGCCATCTAAATCTAAGACACCAGTTTGACTATGGAGAATTTGTG aaTTATCAGCTTGATGAAGAAGCCCAGTACCGAAATGCAGTTCAAGAATCCTGTCATGTGAACTTTTAA